Below is a window of Desmonostoc muscorum LEGE 12446 DNA.
TAGATCATGGGTATCACCCAGAATATTTGACTCAGGAGTTAGAGCGAATTTACCCAGAGATCATGACCAAAATTCAGTTTCAACTTTCTACGAAACCCTCAAAACAAGAGAAAGCGGCACAAGGAAAATCTGGATTTGTTCCGGCAATAGCTAGATGGGTGATCGAACGCTCCAATGCTTGGATGGAGCGCTGTAAAATTCTGGTTAAGAACTTTGAACGAACCCTGGTTAGTGCCACTGCCAAACTCAATATCTGCTTCATCAGGCTAATGATTAAGAGGCTTGCAGCACCTTCTTAGATGTCAAATGGGTTCTATAGCGATCGCAGCTTGTTCTTCCCAGACAAATTCAGCGTCAACCGATTGGCAAACGGTAGGCACTTCGGCAGAATTAGATAAAACAGGTCAATTGCTGGCGAAAAACTCACCTGCTGGGCCTGTGTTGGTAGTCGGCACCTCCAAATCCCAAAATCTGACGGCTGTCAACCCTACCTGTACTCACTCAGGTTGTACGGTGGGATGGAAAGCTGACACCAAAAAATTCGTCTGTCCCTGTCATGGTTCAGAATTTGG
It encodes the following:
- a CDS encoding QcrA and Rieske domain-containing protein produces the protein MGSIAIAACSSQTNSASTDWQTVGTSAELDKTGQLLAKNSPAGPVLVVGTSKSQNLTAVNPTCTHSGCTVGWKADTKKFVCPCHGSEFGVDGKVQRGPAAEALKTYAAKIEGNSVVVKPS